The Miscanthus floridulus cultivar M001 chromosome 7, ASM1932011v1, whole genome shotgun sequence genome includes a region encoding these proteins:
- the LOC136466000 gene encoding uncharacterized protein encodes MSSAGSAGVASAGSEDIESSSVPSADARVASRGDRGSLVALVCPMSGAVSGAGRLEASAALARSSHGAMSVGEQPEGSVVEPMPDVLGGLCSSSEEDTEAVLWHAPSSPTVVAPSPVPAADVGQLEAVLAEQAPVARPSSSPPPARPLAEEIRPFGPSPHDMAETSAQGARQATQPRLFMSDVMAGLLTPEERAAAAGARFGPG; translated from the exons ATGTCTTCTGCCGGTAGTGCGGGCGTTGCCTCCGCCGGCAGTGAAGACATTGAGAGCTCTTCCGTCCCGTCAGCAGACGCGCGGGTTGCGAGTAGAGGGGACCGCGGCTCTCTCGTAGCTCTGGTGTGCCCTATGAGCGGAGCTGTGAGTGGTGCTGGTCGTCTGGAAGCCAGCGCTGCCCTGGCgcgctcctcgcatggtgctaTGAGCGTTGGCGAACAGCCAGAAGGTAGCGTCGTCGAGCCTATGCCCGACGTTCTTGGCGGGTTGTGCtcaagctctgaagaggacaCGGAGGCCGTCCTATGGCACGCTCCTTCGTCCCCTACCGTTGTTGCGCCTTCGCCCGTGCCGGCGGCTGACGTCGGGCAGCTAGAGGCcgtgcttgctgagcaggccccggtggctcggccttcttcgagtcctccgcccgccaggccgctggctgaggagatccggccctttgggccttcgccgcaCGATATGGCGGAGACTTCTGCCCAGGGGGCGCGGCAAGCTACCCAGCctaggctttttatga gtgatgtcatggctggactcctcaccccggaggagcgagcAGCCGCTGCCGGCGCTAGGTTTGGTCCGGGGTAG